A genome region from Fusarium musae strain F31 chromosome 5, whole genome shotgun sequence includes the following:
- a CDS encoding hypothetical protein (EggNog:ENOG41), with amino-acid sequence MKTSSFSTLCTLLAVLNVGTVSAKDKEDPILFLSEDDSFNFDILTGLGQMANDGADVNPVLSVAKKIIPGNFESYIKEWFDLANYTKAQALDPKIAYDPINVRATWFSVANYFRRADAYNRADWDDPRINGYWDEQRAAFDKAIAALPVPAERVEIPAGDFNVSGIWYSQPYQNNQTKRLPTLLLTQGFDAAQEDLYATVVAPALARGYNIFSFEGPGQPTVRREQGVGFIPDWERVVTPVVDYVLSQKSAFVDPKKLVLYGHSFGGYLAARAAAFEPRLTALMLNGGIWDAYTGYTAHLTPELRKLLESGDKEAFDDALSKIQDDPEISTTTKWGILQALWCFKTKSPYEFFQLTKSYNLRGGITDRIQMPVWIADGEFETLQSGQSKPVAEALGDRAELHIFNGTAGYHCQTGAPQEFGRVIFAWLDKILNKD; translated from the coding sequence ATGAAaacatcttccttctctacTCTTTGTACTCTACTAGCGGTTCTGAACGTAGGGACCGTAAGTGCTAAAGATAAGGAGGACCCTATTCTTTTCCTCAGCGAAGATGACAGTTTCAACTTCGACATCCTCACTGGACTTGGTCAAATGGCCAACGACGGCGCAGACGTCAATCCCGTTCTGAGCgtcgccaagaagatcatcccAGGCAATTTTGAGAGCTACATCAAGGAATGGTTCGATCTTGCCAACTATACCAAGGCCCAGGCTCTTGATCCCAAGATTGCATACGATCCTATCAATGTCAGGGCAACTTGGTTCTCTGTAGCAAACTATTTCCGCCGCGCTGATGCTTATAATCGGGCTGATTGGGATGACCCTCGTATCAATGGGTATTGGGATGAGCAACGTGCTGCTTTTGATAAAGCCATTGCTGCTTTGCCagttccagcagagagagtTGAGATCCCGGCGGGTGACTTTAATGTCTCGGGTATCTGGTATTCTCAACCCTACCAGAATAACCAGACCAAGCGACTCCCGACGCTCTTGCTCACTCAGGGCTTTGATGCTGCTCAGGAGGACCTGTACGCAACTGTTGTTGCTCCAGCGCTAGCTCGCGGATACAACATCTTCTCTTTCGAAGGTCCAGGCCAGCCGACTGTTCGCCGAGAACAAGGTGTTGGCTTCATCCCTGACTGGGAACGAGTCGTGACTCCTGTTGTCGACTATGTTCTCTCCCAGAAGTCTGCATTCGTTGATCCCAAAAAATTGGTTCTCTATGGTCACTCGTTCGGGGGTTATCTCGCCGCCCGTGCTGCTGCTTTTGAGCCTCGACTAACTGCCTTGATGTTGAACGGTGGTATCTGGGACGCATACACTGGGTACACCGCTCATCTGACCCCTGAGCTtcgcaagcttctcgagtCAGGTGATAAAGAAGCATTCGACGACGCCCTTAGCAAGATTCAAGACGATCCAGAGATCTCCACTACCACCAAATGGGGCATCCTGCAGGCTCTCTGGTGTTTCAAAACTAAGTCCCCCTACGAATTCTTCCAGTTGACCAAGAGCTATAACCTACGCGGCGGTATCACGGATCGTATCCAGATGCCCGTCTGGATCGCCGATGGAGAATTCGAAACCCTTCAATCTGGACAGTCTAAGCCTGTTGCCGAAGCTTTGGGAGATCGTGCGGAGCTTCACATATTTAATGGTACTGCTGGATACCATTGTCAGACTGGCGCTCCCCAAGAATTTGGTCGAGTGATTTTTGCGTGGCTGGACAAGATCTTGAATAAGGATTAG